One genomic window of Halovivax cerinus includes the following:
- a CDS encoding winged helix-turn-helix domain-containing protein, with amino-acid sequence MTETPTGWDRWSPFTDSRQEDTARPMTGGPDETDRTPSLEAVLTTIEDADCRTLLASLDRPKSAAELRQECGLPRSTVYRKLDRLADAALVSEYTEIRRDGPNATLYERDVTAISIEIDDEDEFDLQIECPPADPTDRMAAFWAGMKGSSDGGEVDGDATGVAAGDATGDAAGEAPIDDGSGAGEP; translated from the coding sequence ATGACTGAAACACCCACCGGCTGGGACCGCTGGTCCCCGTTCACCGACTCGCGCCAGGAGGACACCGCTCGACCGATGACCGGCGGACCAGACGAGACGGACCGGACGCCGTCGCTCGAGGCGGTCCTCACGACGATCGAGGACGCCGACTGTCGGACACTCCTCGCCAGCCTCGATCGACCGAAGTCGGCGGCCGAACTGCGCCAGGAGTGTGGCCTGCCGCGCTCGACTGTGTATCGGAAACTGGACCGGCTCGCCGACGCGGCGCTGGTCTCCGAGTACACAGAGATCAGGCGCGACGGGCCGAACGCCACGCTGTACGAGCGCGACGTCACTGCCATCTCGATCGAGATAGACGACGAAGACGAGTTCGACCTGCAGATCGAGTGCCCGCCAGCGGACCCGACCGATCGTATGGCAGCCTTCTGGGCCGGGATGAAGGGGTCGTCCGACGGGGGCGAGGTCGACGGCGACGCGACGGGAGTTGCAGCCGGTGATGCGACGGGAGATGCAGCCGGCGAGGCCCCGATCGACGACGGGTCCGGGGCGGGTGAGCCATGA
- a CDS encoding DUF7521 family protein, with product MTMLQTLLVVVKIVLLVLGSTVALLAYRAYRQTGMDGLQYFAVGLLVITVGTTLVGFLHHVVGVGLTVGLLAESLLIGVGFVVLIYALYCR from the coding sequence ATGACGATGTTGCAGACGCTGCTCGTCGTCGTGAAGATCGTCCTGCTCGTCCTCGGTAGTACGGTCGCGCTGCTCGCCTACCGGGCGTATCGCCAGACTGGAATGGATGGCCTCCAGTACTTCGCTGTCGGCCTGCTCGTCATCACGGTCGGGACGACGCTCGTCGGCTTCTTACACCACGTCGTCGGTGTGGGACTCACGGTCGGTCTGCTGGCCGAGAGTCTCCTCATCGGCGTCGGATTCGTCGTCTTGATCTACGCACTCTACTGCCGCTAA
- a CDS encoding glutathione S-transferase N-terminal domain-containing protein, which yields MTDITYYELPGCPFCAMVRSKLEELDLQYETVDVPAAHHERTRVKEVSGQTGVPVITDEVNGVRGMPESSDIVEYLEKTYGDE from the coding sequence ATGACCGACATCACGTACTACGAACTCCCTGGCTGTCCGTTCTGTGCGATGGTCCGGAGCAAACTCGAGGAACTGGACCTCCAGTACGAGACCGTCGACGTTCCCGCCGCACACCACGAGCGAACACGGGTGAAAGAAGTGAGCGGGCAGACCGGCGTCCCGGTCATCACCGACGAGGTGAACGGCGTCCGCGGTATGCCCGAAAGCAGCGACATCGTCGAGTACCTGGAGAAAACCTACGGCGACGAGTGA
- a CDS encoding NCS2 family permease, whose product MSSGSTDGQADTGGIAGYFDFAEYGTDLRTETLAGLTTFLAMAYIIVVNPAILSEAITWDQQNGGFQDTVTIDGAQYTAGEVFQMLAIATILASIVAILVMALYANRPFGLAPGMGLNAFFTYTVVILLGVPWQLALAAVFVEGLLFILLTVVGAREYVITLFPEPVKRSVGAGIGVFLLFLGLQELDLVVAYTNAAGEPITPLLEVGNAIVNPVTAIGTLGLIFTLVLYARGISGSIVIGILTTAIAGWVATAADLVSPGTLTPADTYSQVTTEGPISMITSVQYDFTPLFWGFTEGLGMIAEDPLVFVLVVFTFFFVDFFDTAGTLIGVSQIGGFLDEDGDLPNADEPLMADAVGTTVGAMIGTSTVTTFVESSTGIEEGGRTGFTALVVAILFGVSLLVVPLIQMIPAYATYIALVVVGIIMLQGVTEVDWNDPAWAISAGLTVTFMPLTASVSNGLAAGIISYPLVKSAVGRRSDVSVGQWLLAGALVLYFVMYFAADGGLITY is encoded by the coding sequence ATGTCATCAGGGTCGACAGATGGGCAGGCCGACACGGGAGGAATCGCCGGGTACTTCGACTTCGCGGAGTACGGAACCGACCTGCGGACCGAGACGCTGGCCGGGCTGACGACGTTCCTCGCGATGGCGTACATCATCGTCGTGAACCCCGCGATATTGAGCGAGGCGATCACCTGGGACCAGCAGAACGGCGGGTTCCAGGACACCGTCACGATCGATGGGGCCCAGTACACCGCGGGCGAGGTGTTCCAGATGCTGGCCATCGCGACGATACTCGCGTCGATCGTCGCGATCCTCGTGATGGCGCTGTACGCGAATCGTCCGTTCGGTCTCGCTCCGGGAATGGGGCTCAACGCCTTCTTCACGTACACCGTCGTCATCCTGCTCGGCGTTCCGTGGCAGCTCGCGCTCGCGGCCGTCTTCGTGGAGGGATTACTCTTCATTCTGCTGACTGTCGTCGGCGCGAGGGAGTACGTGATCACGCTGTTCCCAGAGCCCGTCAAACGAAGCGTTGGGGCCGGGATCGGTGTCTTCCTGCTCTTCCTTGGATTACAGGAACTCGATCTCGTCGTCGCCTACACGAACGCCGCCGGCGAGCCAATAACGCCGCTCCTAGAGGTCGGGAACGCAATCGTCAACCCGGTCACCGCAATTGGGACGCTGGGGCTGATCTTCACGCTCGTCCTCTACGCGCGAGGAATCAGCGGATCGATTGTCATCGGTATCCTGACGACTGCCATCGCCGGATGGGTCGCAACCGCCGCGGACCTGGTCTCCCCGGGAACACTCACACCTGCTGACACCTACTCGCAGGTCACCACCGAGGGGCCCATCAGCATGATAACGAGCGTCCAGTACGACTTCACACCGCTCTTCTGGGGTTTCACAGAGGGGCTCGGCATGATCGCGGAGGATCCGCTCGTCTTCGTCCTCGTCGTGTTTACGTTCTTCTTCGTCGACTTCTTCGACACGGCGGGCACGCTCATCGGTGTCTCCCAGATCGGCGGATTCCTCGACGAAGATGGTGATCTCCCGAACGCCGACGAACCGCTGATGGCCGACGCCGTCGGGACCACCGTCGGTGCGATGATAGGGACGTCGACAGTGACGACCTTCGTCGAATCGTCGACCGGGATCGAGGAGGGCGGTCGAACCGGCTTCACGGCCCTCGTCGTGGCGATCCTCTTCGGGGTCTCGCTGCTCGTCGTCCCACTCATCCAGATGATCCCTGCGTACGCGACGTACATCGCGCTCGTCGTCGTCGGGATCATCATGCTGCAGGGCGTCACGGAAGTCGACTGGAACGACCCTGCGTGGGCCATCTCCGCCGGACTCACGGTTACCTTCATGCCACTCACGGCGTCCGTCTCGAACGGCCTCGCGGCAGGTATCATCAGCTACCCGCTCGTTAAGTCGGCGGTCGGTCGCCGAAGCGACGTCTCCGTCGGTCAGTGGCTGCTCGCCGGGGCACTGGTCCTGTACTTCGTCATGTACTTCGCTGCCGACGGCGGGCTTATTACGTATTAA
- a CDS encoding phosphatase PAP2 family protein, which yields MDATTLGLDSMSAVASGLNRGALAALDVGLAQADGFGLDRTAVCPFDVDPSAVVTGRDVGVTRSIRGSLPSWIVPLADAVTLLGDLAVVVGGLVLTILLDLRRGRRTSRDRLVSDRTAFVVGVVLGGLAVTLILKTIAGAPRPPAELQAVERGGHGFPSGHTLAATFLWGALAIWGRWGTRQRRLLIASVAVGLVAVSRLVLGVHYLPDVVASITVGVAFLVTAGVLFDENPRRALGVAAVLGVVALLVTGATTDGLLAFLGCVGGAVGWLLAGRTVPWSLPTGRSAE from the coding sequence GTGGACGCGACAACGCTCGGACTGGATTCGATGTCCGCGGTCGCATCGGGCCTGAACCGGGGCGCTCTCGCCGCGCTCGACGTGGGTCTGGCGCAGGCCGATGGGTTCGGACTCGACCGCACAGCCGTGTGTCCGTTCGACGTCGACCCGTCAGCGGTCGTCACTGGTCGAGACGTCGGCGTGACGCGCTCGATCCGCGGGTCACTACCCTCGTGGATCGTCCCGCTCGCCGACGCGGTGACGCTGCTCGGCGACCTGGCGGTCGTGGTGGGCGGGCTCGTCCTGACGATCCTGCTCGACCTCCGTCGCGGGCGTCGCACGTCGCGCGACCGGCTCGTTTCCGACCGGACCGCGTTCGTCGTCGGGGTCGTCCTCGGTGGACTGGCGGTGACGCTGATTCTGAAGACGATAGCCGGTGCGCCGCGGCCGCCCGCCGAGTTACAGGCGGTAGAGCGAGGTGGACACGGCTTTCCGAGCGGGCACACGCTGGCCGCGACCTTCCTCTGGGGCGCGCTCGCGATCTGGGGCCGATGGGGGACGCGTCAGCGGCGCCTGCTCATCGCATCGGTCGCCGTCGGACTGGTCGCCGTCTCCCGACTCGTCCTCGGCGTCCATTACCTGCCGGACGTCGTCGCTTCCATCACGGTCGGCGTGGCTTTCCTGGTTACCGCCGGCGTCCTCTTCGACGAGAACCCGCGGCGCGCGCTTGGTGTGGCCGCCGTTCTGGGCGTCGTCGCGCTCCTCGTGACGGGGGCGACGACGGACGGTCTCCTCGCGTTCCTCGGCTGCGTCGGCGGTGCGGTGGGGTGGCTACTGGCCGGACGGACGGTGCCGTGGTCGCTGCCGACCGGGCGGTCGGCGGAGTGA
- a CDS encoding VanZ family protein, producing MSDSTDPPLEGRTDADRRTTRNQLVVRWLTLLAVVGVVLLGSITAASLPVPPGTSLLGLTASQTRHLLAYAGLAVVLAPIVTGTAPSDRGVGRLALVVCLVIGFGAAVELVQAGLSHRAGTVADVGVNAVGAALGLAGVEVLVTGVELLARVRDGFR from the coding sequence ATGAGCGATTCGACGGATCCTCCGCTCGAAGGACGAACCGACGCCGACCGACGCACCACCCGCAACCAGCTCGTCGTCCGCTGGCTCACCCTTCTCGCCGTCGTCGGCGTCGTCCTGCTCGGTTCCATCACCGCCGCATCGCTCCCGGTCCCACCGGGCACGTCGCTGCTCGGCCTCACGGCGAGCCAGACGCGGCACCTGCTCGCGTACGCCGGACTCGCCGTCGTCCTGGCGCCGATCGTCACCGGAACCGCGCCGTCAGACCGCGGCGTGGGCCGCCTCGCACTCGTGGTCTGTCTCGTGATCGGATTCGGCGCGGCCGTCGAGCTCGTCCAGGCCGGGCTATCACATCGGGCCGGCACCGTCGCGGACGTCGGCGTGAACGCCGTCGGGGCGGCACTCGGGCTCGCCGGCGTCGAGGTGCTCGTAACCGGCGTCGAACTGCTCGCACGCGTCCGTGACGGGTTCCGGTGA